One region of Quercus lobata isolate SW786 chromosome 2, ValleyOak3.0 Primary Assembly, whole genome shotgun sequence genomic DNA includes:
- the LOC115967953 gene encoding uncharacterized protein LOC115967953 — MSKALDRISQSPFTCRIERAELSRRFHQPTFAIYNSRKDPVEHISQFNQKMAVHSTDEALMCKVFPSNLGPMAMRWFDGLKPNSINSFKQLTQAFGSRFITSSRVPRPLDSLLSLSMREGETLKAYSDRYWEMYNEIERNYDNIAISTFKRGLPIEHGLRKSLTGKPVTSLRQLMDRIDKYKRVEEDQQTGKRKAKVVLQERRDFRSDCFNSSNRPRRDYSEQSGSTGAQAVHAVFREPLHKILEKVKNEPFFQWPSRMAGDPAKCNQNLYCMYH, encoded by the coding sequence ATGAGTAAGGCCTTGGACCGCATCTCCCAATCGCCTTTCACGTGTAGGATAGAGAGGGCTGAGCTTTCTCGGCGGTTCCACCAACCAACCTTTGCCATATATAATAGCCGGAAGGACCCAGTAGAGCACATAAGCCAGTTTAACCAGAAGATGGCCGTCCATTCCACGGATGAGGCgttgatgtgcaaagtgtttCCGTCCAACTTGGGAcctatggcgatgagatggtttgatggcctTAAGCCAAACTCCATAAATTCCTTCAAGCAGCTGACACAGGCTTTTGGTTCCCGCTTCATTACCAGCAGCAGAGTCCCTCGGCCCCTAGATTCCCtcctatccttgtccatgcgagaaggagAGACACTAAAGGCCTATTCAgacaggtactgggaaatgtataatgagatagagagaaatTACGATAACATCGCCATTAGCACATTCAAGAGGGGCCTGCCGATAGAGCATGGTTTAAGGAAGTCCCTGACAGGGAAACCGGTCACTAGCctgcgccaactcatggacagaATCGACAAGTACAAGAGAGTCGAAGAAGACCAACAGACGGGAAAGCGCAAAGCGAAGGTTGTCcttcaggagaggagggactttaGGTCGGACTGCTTTAACAGCAGCAATCGACCGAGAAGGGATTACTCGGAGCAGTCTGGATCCACAGGAGCACaggcagtccatgctgtgttTCGAGAACCATTACATAAGATCCTAGAGAAAGTGAAGAACGAACCGTTCTTTCAATGGCCAAGCAGGATGGCAGGTGATCCCGCGAAATGTAACCAGAATCTGTATTGCATGTATCACTAA